In the genome of Megachile rotundata isolate GNS110a chromosome 16, iyMegRotu1, whole genome shotgun sequence, the window GCATCCTTCATTTCGGCTGTATGTGGTTTTCCCAAAGATTTTGCACGAGGACGTATGCGTAAAGGACAGTTTGGTGATGACGCTTGGTTCAGTGCCAAATTCAAGACTGTTGAAGTAATAGGTAATGTCAGTCTACTTGAGTCGACAAAAGATCGTCGAGCTTATCTCGGTGCATTTACATATGACTGATAATAAGCGAGATTCGTGAAAATCGGACATCCCGTATCTTTCATCCTCTTCACGAGATCAGTTTGCATTCAAAGAATTTCTGATCAACTAATTGTGAAATGTGATTATGAAAAACACAAAGCAGTTTTTCTATTAGACGaatcaatgttttttttttcttattctttAGGTGTAGCTGATGGTGTGGGTGGATGGCGACATTACGGTATAGATCCAGGAGAATTTTCTAGCTTTTTAATGAGAACTTGTGAAAGACTGGTCTCCATGGGCAGGTTCACACCTTCAGAACCCGCTAGATTATTAGCAAATAGTTACTAtgaattattagaaaataaacaACCCATATTAGGTATAAGAAACAGTCTATTGTTTGTAGCTTTATGAATCTTTGAGAACTTTTTAATGTAAAAGAAACAaattaattgtacgattgttgcAGGTAGCAGTACTGCGTGTGTTATAGTCCTTAATAAAGAGACGAGTAGCATTTATGCAGCTAATATCGGTGATAGCGGTTTTGTAGTTGTAAGGAAAGGAGAAGTAGTACATCGTTCTTCCGAACAACAACATTACTTTAATACTCCATTTCAATTGTCTCTTCCACCTCCAGGACATTCTGGTCTGGTACTTCGCGACAGGTATTATGTTTTgtataaacaaaaatgattaaatgatgaacatttcataaattacaCAAAATATCTCATTGATGTTATATCCCTGATGTGACTCTAGCCCAGAATCTGCGGATACCTCGAGTTTTGGAGTTGAAGACGGCGATGTAATTCTTCTAGCAACGGATGGAGTTTTTGATAATGTGCCTGATCAATTACTTATTACTGAAATGCGTAAAATTCAAGGGGAAAGAGATCCTACCAAGATACAAGGTGTCGCTAACTCGATAGCGTGGATGGCTCGTAGTTTAGCATTTGACGGCGCATTTATGTCTCCGTTTGCCCAGAGTGCTAGAGAGAATGGAATTGACACTATAGGTAAGTAAATAACtctttcttaaaattcttaaaattcggAATCAAATGATTTGTATCGGTTTCGCTTATATTTACCGTCGCGTCAAAAATCAGTCGACATTTTgattctttttatttacaatatacacagtttataataaaaaatatattccatttatttatagtatacattttacaaatattgttaACATAGCCCCTTGATTTATTTGTTTCAAGTATGAGAGGTATGAACAGTGTCAAAAAGAAAAAGTAATGAAAAGAAGAAACAAAATCATGGAATAGATCTTATAACTGATTCTTTAAAACAGAATAACTACTTCATTTTACGAATAACTCAAACAAATTGTAATATTCATTTACATCAAcgctttaattttgtattttccaGGCGGTAAACCAGATGACATTACAGTGCTTTTAGCGACGGTGGCAATATAATAAAGTATGTACAATAGAACCTTGATCATTGTATTATAGTCCATGTCATTGCGTATGTGTACCTAGTTTTACATCATTATATCCCGTTATGATAATCATTTGCTATTTAAATAAATGGTTTTGTAAATCATTCTGTACcatgattaatttttttttctttaagtaACCATCgtgaaaaaataaacaattaaaacaGAGTAGATTATTTTGTCTGCTATTAGATTATATGGAGACAAATTTTCTGTCGAAATACGTTCAAATAAGTAGGTCCTCGTTACTAACAGTCAGGATATCTTTCATATGCCACAGTAACATACATAATTATACATACAACACTGTAATGCTTTATAAGTAAAAAACGTTATCTGTTTATATTGCACACTCAACAAACTAGTATAGATATAAACATTTGTGACTAATTGCAAAATATGTCCAAAACTTGAtccgaaattaaataaatgcatTAAACCCTTTATGGAAAAAAAATACGTAAtttatatagcaataatattaaattaaatcaaacCGTTTTATTCCATTGCGTGTtcatataaataacatttttatctaATATTTACAAAACGACTATTATCCGATTAAATTCTTAAGGCTTTAACGACTTGGATTAAAATGTAGTTAAAATTGCAGAAGATCCTTATATAATCTATGTCCTTCCGAAGAAACACATTGATTAACGGTTAatcgataataaaaattatgatagAAAATGTATAATGTGAGTTCCAAGATGTAATTAAAATACAACatctttcaaataaaaataagcaTGTTCGGTATTGTCATTATCTTGTAAATAATCATAGTTTTTCAAAAGAGCACAACttatatttggaaattcctAACAGTTTTAACTAATATCTAGTAAGTCATAAATAGTCaatcaattgaaattttttttataatgctTTGGCTTTTTCCTGACATACACTTTGTCGCAGTAAGTTCAACAAATATATTGATCTAGTATATGATAGAATGCAATCATTTGATCAATAAAGTGAATACATCACAGTACAATATATAACATGATATCCTAAAGTTAACAAACGTTTGAGATAAATCCTATTATACGTAAATCTAAAAATGATACTCAtcataatattgataagaaacttaaaaaaaaaaactttattGTGCTTACAAACAATGCGCTAAATTAAGTAtattcattttgaaatattttgtatcaaCCTGGTACGTCTCGTAACGCGTTAATTTTCGATTCTAATTCATACTCAGGAACTACATATgtaaaaaggacagaaaatacCGTTCTATATTTCATTAAACGTTCTCTAAATTCCTTAAGCTTATAgatgtattttgtaatattacttttatcaaaaAATGCCCATAAAAACATAACTGTGATGTATTCTACTATTTACAATATTACGCATTTTTAAGCGTGGTATAAAACGTATTATTATGTAACTAAAAAATCTaagaataaatagaaatatttacatCACTCAACTGTACGAAATTCTTATAGTAAAATCTTTTGAAATTAGGggcttcaattttatatttttatagacaGCAAAAAtagtactttttattttatgatcaattcagaaatgtaaaaatcacAACATTATTTGTGTTTAGTTAAAACTAGGTACCGAATGAAACACGATGTTATAATGAAACTTTATGAAGGAAACGTGTAATAAGacaatttaaattacttttatgtgtatattttaaattttgtacttcatagaagttttttaaattatatgcattacaatttctgaaaataaatacaaacgaatatttcaaaacattttctttgttttaacaATTACGTTTTTAGTAcgaaacaatttttgtattcttttctaaaaaattgtgaatattAACAATGTATCACAATATTCGATTTTTAAGAAGtactattttcatttataattagtGGTATGTCACTTATACAATATACTGAAAAACATGTAACTACTTTGCATAATACCAAAgttttttgcatgaaaaattgtAACCCCTGTTAAAGTTGGAAGTCTTATCTTTTTATAAGTTCCTTGTAAGATGATGCAGAATATCATGGACTTTGATCGTATAGTACTGTTGTCAGTAACTGGGAAAATCAAGGACCAGCATTGCACATGTTGCAATGTAAATGTTTACTTGATATGCCAATTGGTAGATGTTTTGGAAGCAGAACCTCAGATTTAGAATTATTGCACATTGGCTTCTTGTCCCCAATTAAATCCACCAGGCCGATCTTCGGGTGGTGGAGTATAATCTGGATCTTCTGGATGTGCGTCAAATAAAGTCTTACTGTGAATAGAAAATAcatgaaaaatttgttattatggCATATAGTTCATTATTTCTTCATTGAAATAACTTACAGTATTTGTGGAGTCTTAAGAATACGAAAACCTCCTCTTAAACGTGGAAATACAtcttctataaaataatacatatgtcCTATGGCCATACCAACAAGATCAACCCATATTGTATTGCCAAGAAGAACAGAAAACCCAAGAAGTACCCAAGGTAAATATGGTGCCTACATAATAAAACATATTTGAATACAATTTATCATACTCGCACAATGTAAAAGAACATGGAAACAACTTACTTGAAAGTTTAGAAGTCCAAAAAAGTTTAGTCTGACAAATGGATTTCTTCGTGACCAAACATAGACTAACATAATTGTAAATGCATGGcccaaaaataacaaattaacaaaaaatgcaAATGTCTATAGTAAGTTCAGAATTCTTGTGTTTAAGAAGGTATATTGAAtatttgcaattaatacaaaaaaagtattaaaaaaacattaaaaggatacaatcatacatatgcCCCCAAAAATGAACATCATTACAAAATCAGCTGTTCTTCTGCGAAATGATCCTTCTTCCAACATTCGACAATATCGATATGTAAAGATCATGTTGAAAAGGAAATTGAAACCCATGTTTCCAAAAAATAGAAATGTTGTTATTAATCTCCATAGCTAAAAAAACGTacattacagtaataagtattaaaTCAAACTAAGGCTTgctgtttaataatttattataagatttaatatttgtttacctgatattgttcaattattaatgTAGGATTAAAATACAATCGAAATGGAGACACCAAATCTAATTgctagaattgaaaaataaaaataaccttGTGGTTAACTTTTGCGGATAAGATTTTATACACGTGGAACAATACCATGAGAAGGGTATTTTACAAACCACTGCAAGAGTTGTGATGACACAAGCTGTTGTATAAGCTCGTGTCACCACAGGTATTTGCATGTACTCCTGCCGGAAAGTTTGATAGGCCATTGGTGTATTGTTATGATCTTCTGTACACCTAAAGACCAATATTTTTTCCAGATTCGTCGGTTTTGTTATTTATCATCACATGTTGTTCGTTACTATGCGTTATCTACATTTAATCACTAACCACATCACGACAAAATTGTTATGTTCAGTTTTGTACACGTAATACATGAACTTGTCGCAGTCGAACGACGTGAATCTCGATTTTGCGTCGTTATCGATAATGATTTCGTGGCCTTTTTGTATTCATGAAAACTTACGTAATTAGtagtattcataaaaatttaaaaacacttacgtaaaaatacaaatttatattaactGCATATTCATAACTATTGTTGATACatacatgttatttttaattgttcatgtACATCAATTACTGACCTTTCCTATTTGCGacgttaaaaacaaaaatatacttCAATAATGTGTATTTtactgttaataatattttgattaacATATATTTTACACATACTGTATAAAGCTTATATTCCAATTTATTTACAGTTACTACATTTTTTAAAGAAGTATGACTGCTCGATTAATAGCGTCAATATTTCGAGAGAACTTGTTGTAcatcatacaaaattatatactttCAATCATTCCAAATAATGAAtctttatttataatacaaaattaattttaattttcacagtTCAAATTAATGTTTAATCAGATGGCAGTAGTGTGCTGCCATCTAAATATCTGTCAAGATTTCAAAATAGTTTATTAAACTTTAGGAGCGAggttatttttcatttgttaattGAAATGTTGGAGTAAGAATAAACTCGAATACGTGAGCCGGTTGACTAATTATTCTGTCATAATTTTTACCTTATGTGAGAGAAGATAAGACATTGTTTGTTTAAACTATTTAGCGAAATGTCATCAAAAACAGAGGTTACATtagaacatttttatatatttaatggaACATATGCAAAAAAAGAAGGAGAAGTAAGTGCCTCAAAATTTATACAATGtatgatattaataaattatatatctttATCTACAGGAGGAAAagaaaattctttattattatcctGAAAGAGATTTAGATGTTCAAATTAAGAACATAGGACTTAGTGaagcaattattaaatttgcacagtatgtttagttatataaaatttttataaaaccatTTACTAAATATTTGTGTTTAAGTTGCAATATTATGTTGATCTATTTAAATCATTAGGTCTTTTAATCCTGGACAACCCTGTGACTATTGTCACACACACAAAACTCGTCAAATATATTATCAACCAGAACCAAATTTTTGGATGGTAATGGTAAGCTTATTATTGCAATTAAACTAACAAACATAATACTCAAATAATCTTGAGATTCTTTAAAAGAATAAAcatttaatagaatttaataaatttctaattatttataGATTGTTGGAGTACCATATATATGTAAAGAAAAAGATGGTGTCAGATATGTAGAATATCAAAATGATGAAGTTTCTAGTAGCATTTGTCAATCAATATTAAAACAAGCATATGTTATGTTCAGATTATTCATGGGTTCTTTTGACACTATTATTAATGAGCCTGAATGTGGAGGTATAACATTATTAAAACATAcacttgaacatttttattctagggtaattatatgtatatttcttaaaacgtaaattataaattttcttaacaTGTTCATTCTTATGTTATCTTACGTTATAACATTACGTTATCTTACATATTTTTCACAGTATTTATTATCTCTAAAGTTAAATAACAGTGATATTTTGGATGTTTTCCAAGGATTACAATTTTTACCTCttgataaaataacatttttaaggGTTCAATGCTTTATGAATCTTGTAGAAGCTATGTTTTCTCAAGTAAAATATACAGCATTCCTTTATAATGATCAAGTTGTATGGTTAGTAAAGTTGTAGTTATTATATTAACATGCTATATAGTAATTAGATAAATaactttatattattatttaggaGTGGTTTAGAACCTGAAGATATGCAAgttgtttataattatttagtaaGTACACTTCTACCAGCTCATCTTGAGAAAGAATTACATGGAGGTTCAATGCCCAGAAATTCACCCTCACCATTTACAACTTCACACTATGGAAAGTccgtatatatacaatattttatttatatattatatacatgtgtgtgtgtgataaacataatacatattaattacataaatttaatagATTTGTTACTGGTCCATCTAGTATTAATGAACCAAGTTTAATCGGAAAATCTCCTAAagtgtttataaattattccaCAAAACCTGTCTCTTTGTACTTAGTAGTTTACAGAGCACTAAGTGCCACAATTTGTCTTTTCGTTGACAGTAAGTACTTATTTTGTTGTTGATGGTTAAATCACTGTTAATTTCACTATATTGAAAACATATAAAGTTGAAGTATTTATTTAACAGGTAAAACCAGTTTATTAATAGATTTTTTTAAAAGTCTGGATAGTTTTCTTGGTCCACAATTGACTACACTTGTCAGTTCAGTTGCAGAACAGTGTGCTAAACATGTTACAGTCACTCCAGAATCTTGTacgaaatatttgtattttaataaactaaATCTAGCATATAAAAGTACGATACATCTCGATAATAGGCGATGTTCTAACGTACTCACTACACCTGAAGTATTGAGAGTTATCACTGACATATATAGCGACACAAATAAGTAAGCAAATATATCCGACAACGATTTCTTTgtctttttattctttatttaaatgtacatttttttttattttaggttGAAAGAAGCCGGTGAAATAGTTATAAAAACTATGAGTGATTATTGGGTTATtggaaaattagcaaacttGAGAGAATTCTTTGTAGTTATTCAACAAAAAAGTGCAAGCATTATTGAAATAGAAGGTATGTATAATTTACAACTATTTTTTGTTACCAACTGATTTACAATTTAGGAACTATATGCACAAATAACATCTATTTCAGATGAAGTAAAAAGACTTTGTGAGAAACAATTAAAAAGCATATTTTTCCATTAATAaaggaaatatttatgaatcaAATGAAAAATCACGTATCTCATAAATGTATTAGTTATAAATGTTGAGCGACTATTTTATACAACGATTGAactgtttattattttcatcatgtacaacatatattaaaattatagaaaataatatgCTGTAAGTGCAAaagattatataatttatatataaaatttaatgtaaagTATAAATTCTGTACATATAcactacatatttttaatatatttaaattgtttaaatcatgtttttttttaaatattataattattataaaaatattaataatttcaatcgaCCGAATCTTCTTCCGCATCTTTCTTTTTATggataatattagaaaatttttttaattttgctacAAAAAATCCATCCATATTATGTACATGTGGATAAAAtcgttttgttaattttaacgaAGGATGAAACCTGTATTGCCTGTAACTTGTAAAACCTTCAGTACCAAATTCTAAACCAGTAGGTACTAATTTAACGTCGCGCTTTTTAAGGGCATAATCAATAACCCATTCGTTTTCTTCTGGAAGAATTGAACACGTAGAATAAACAATAATTCCACCAGATTCTGAACGCGCATTAGCACAATCTATAGCTGCTAACAGTAATTCTCTTTGCAATGTACAACAGCGTTGTATATCCACTTCGTCCTTATTCGTTTTAACGCTGGGATCTTTTGAAACTACTCCAGTACCAGTACACGGTGCATCTAATAAAACTCTATCGAATCCTTTAATAACCTGAAATGAATgtgatttaattaatatacttatactGAAATGGAGTACATTTGTATATCGTACACATACCGATGGTAACTTTCGTCCATCATAAGTACAAACTACAGAATTTACAATGCCGAGTCTATGGAAATTGCCTACAACGGCTTTTATTCTTTCTGCATTTACATCGTTTGAAAAAAGTACACCCGTATTTTTCATAAGTGCTGCTATATGTGACGATTTTCCACCAGGCGCAGCACACATATCAAGAATCCTTTCATTTTCTTTGGGCTCTAAAGCCATAACAGGTAAAAAGCTAGATGCGCCTTGTAGAATATAATGTCCAGCTAAGTATTCTGGTGTTGCACCCATTGGAACTTGCGAAGAGTAGACTACTAATCCAACTTTTGTCCATTTTCCTATAGGATCTAAATTGACTCCTCTGTTAATTAAAGCctgaaatattaatgaaatattattttatgatgtAAAAGttaagtataatatattttatattttgttcaatCAATACTTCGGCTAAGTCGCGGCGGCGTGTTTTCAATGTATTCGTTCGTATTGTCATAGGTCTTTGAATTTCACTTGCTTCCAAAAACTCTAGCAATTCATCTAACGGAAATATTTGCATCAACTTCTGCATTAAGAAATTATTATAGCTATAATAGGTACATAAATCTTTTTTCAGTAGATCCATATATTCTGAACGAGATCTAAAACAGAgggatataatttttataaaatcattttgtgaaaccatttttcaatttaaagaaGCATACCTATTGATATCACGCAATCTTTTAAAGTCAGACAATATCATAACAACATCTTTTATACGTTGTTGTACATCTTTAAGATTGGTAACATCTGCATCTTCTTCAGTgggaaaatgaaatataaactcTTGTGACATCATATCATTCATTTCTTCCTCTGCTAATTTTctaatgaaagaaataaaatcaaattagagttaaaacattatatttaatttaatgttgaATATTGCTTACTGTTCTTTctcttgtttcttttttagTCTCTTATTTGCTTTCTCTATCGGAAGTAAATCATCATTATCACTTTCACTGTTCTTTTCTGCTTCCTCCTCATCCAAATCCATTTCTTCATCTTCGTTTGATTCATCACTGCTATTGTATTCTTCATTATCTTCAGCAGCATCGCTTTCATCTTCCATATCACTGtccattaatttaatttttttactttttgaccttttaatttctgtttcattttcAGATATGTTACTATCATTGTCAAATTgcatttcttcattttcatcattttcattGTCACTTGTAAATGATactacattttcagatttcttctttttctttaacTTTTTAACGTTATCCTTAATGTTCTaatttaatatagaaatatttgtcagtaaaattaatatagaaaattttatcATTAAACGAAAAagcttacatttttatttattgtatcctCTGTTTCCTCATTTTTCTTCTgtaactttttcaaattttgattttttaacaaTCGTTTTCTTGCACGTTGCCTTTGTCTATGACTTAAggctttttcttcttttactatAACAgagaattatatggttaatatatgaaatattatatgaaaaaaaataaacacaAGTTATGTGTAAACAAAATTGCAGTTTTTATTACCTACTACTCCTTTTGGAAATGTTGGATCTTTCTGTTTCTTTGCTTTTCTTCCAGGACCTTTTGGAACCACTTTTCCATCAAATTTGGCTTTTCGTCCCATTGTATCGTAAATATCCTATTTAGGAATTGCTATAAAATCActtaaataaaacataaacaTTCGTACATTTCTTATTACGATATAAAACACAGAAGGTACTTAAACTTTTTAAACTGAACACGTGAGTTATAACCTACTCACTCTATTTACAGTAACTTCAACTTCAACATGATTTTTAATTCAATGTTACCAACTC includes:
- the LOC100882392 gene encoding protein phosphatase PTC7 homolog, which translates into the protein MQSIYWTGRLLSRAIWSGISNYTACADPNVNKRREASFISAVCGFPKDFARGRMRKGQFGDDAWFSAKFKTVEVIGVADGVGGWRHYGIDPGEFSSFLMRTCERLVSMGRFTPSEPARLLANSYYELLENKQPILGSSTACVIVLNKETSSIYAANIGDSGFVVVRKGEVVHRSSEQQHYFNTPFQLSLPPPGHSGLVLRDSPESADTSSFGVEDGDVILLATDGVFDNVPDQLLITEMRKIQGERDPTKIQGVANSIAWMARSLAFDGAFMSPFAQSARENGIDTIGGKPDDITVLLATVAI
- the Der-2 gene encoding derlin 2 isoform X1; this translates as MAYQTFRQEYMQIPVVTRAYTTACVITTLAVQLDLVSPFRLYFNPTLIIEQYQLWRLITTFLFFGNMGFNFLFNMIFTYRYCRMLEEGSFRRRTADFVMMFIFGGICMITFAFFVNLLFLGHAFTIMLVYVWSRRNPFVRLNFFGLLNFQAPYLPWVLLGFSVLLGNTIWVDLVGMAIGHMYYFIEDVFPRLRGGFRILKTPQILKTLFDAHPEDPDYTPPPEDRPGGFNWGQEANVQ
- the Der-2 gene encoding derlin 2 isoform X2 — protein: MQLDLVSPFRLYFNPTLIIEQYQLWRLITTFLFFGNMGFNFLFNMIFTYRYCRMLEEGSFRRRTADFVMMFIFGGICMITFAFFVNLLFLGHAFTIMLVYVWSRRNPFVRLNFFGLLNFQAPYLPWVLLGFSVLLGNTIWVDLVGMAIGHMYYFIEDVFPRLRGGFRILKTPQILKTLFDAHPEDPDYTPPPEDRPGGFNWGQEANVQ
- the LOC100882725 gene encoding 28S rRNA (cytosine(4447)-C(5))-methyltransferase, translating into MGRKAKFDGKVVPKGPGRKAKKQKDPTFPKGVVVKEEKALSHRQRQRARKRLLKNQNLKKLQKKNEETEDTINKNNIKDNVKKLKKKKKSENVVSFTSDNENDENEEMQFDNDSNISENETEIKRSKSKKIKLMDSDMEDESDAAEDNEEYNSSDESNEDEEMDLDEEEAEKNSESDNDDLLPIEKANKRLKKKQEKEQKLAEEEMNDMMSQEFIFHFPTEEDADVTNLKDVQQRIKDVVMILSDFKRLRDINRSRSEYMDLLKKDLCTYYSYNNFLMQKLMQIFPLDELLEFLEASEIQRPMTIRTNTLKTRRRDLAEALINRGVNLDPIGKWTKVGLVVYSSQVPMGATPEYLAGHYILQGASSFLPVMALEPKENERILDMCAAPGGKSSHIAALMKNTGVLFSNDVNAERIKAVVGNFHRLGIVNSVVCTYDGRKLPSVIKGFDRVLLDAPCTGTGVVSKDPSVKTNKDEVDIQRCCTLQRELLLAAIDCANARSESGGIIVYSTCSILPEENEWVIDYALKKRDVKLVPTGLEFGTEGFTSYRQYRFHPSLKLTKRFYPHVHNMDGFFVAKLKKFSNIIHKKKDAEEDSVD
- the Ccz1 gene encoding vacuolar fusion protein CCZ1, producing MSSKTEVTLEHFYIFNGTYAKKEGEEEKKILYYYPERDLDVQIKNIGLSEAIIKFAQSFNPGQPCDYCHTHKTRQIYYQPEPNFWMVMIVGVPYICKEKDGVRYVEYQNDEVSSSICQSILKQAYVMFRLFMGSFDTIINEPECGGITLLKHTLEHFYSRYLLSLKLNNSDILDVFQGLQFLPLDKITFLRVQCFMNLVEAMFSQVKYTAFLYNDQVVWSGLEPEDMQVVYNYLVSTLLPAHLEKELHGGSMPRNSPSPFTTSHYGKFVTGPSSINEPSLIGKSPKVFINYSTKPVSLYLVVYRALSATICLFVDSKTSLLIDFFKSLDSFLGPQLTTLVSSVAEQCAKHVTVTPESCTKYLYFNKLNLAYKSTIHLDNRRCSNVLTTPEVLRVITDIYSDTNKLKEAGEIVIKTMSDYWVIGKLANLREFFVVIQQKSASIIEIEDEVKRLCEKQLKSIFFH